The Candidatus Limnocylindrales bacterium genome contains a region encoding:
- a CDS encoding YdiU family protein gives MTTASAIAPLFEHARFDNRFVRELPGDPESRNFRRQVHAACWSPAEPTPVAAPRLLAHAAEVAALLDLDEEAVHSEAFANVFGGNTLAEGMTAYAACYGGHQFGSWAGQLGDGRAIALGEYVNSRGQRWELQLKGAGPTPYSRTADGRAVLRSSIREFLCSEAMHHLGVPTTRALSLVATGESVVRDMLYDGHPRPEPGAIVCRVSPSFLRFGNFEILAARGDSALLERLVDFTIARDFPELSGDVHARRVDWFHAVCERTAVMVAHWMRVGFVHGVMNTDNMSILGLTIDYGPYGWIDNYDPDWTPNTTDAATHRYAFGRQPSVALWNLACLANALAAVFPSIDDLKAGLEVYKRVYMETSSAMTLAKFGLRSARPEDELLVDDAMKLLYDSEMDMTSFFRDLALVTPGMQSPSVDVLADAFYDEALRSKSAPAWSDWLARYAARVSSENADPDQRRSAMFAVNPRYVLRNYLAQQVIDRAEAGDPSGIGELLDVMRSPYVEKPGLEAFAAKRPDWARTKVGCSMLSCSS, from the coding sequence GTGACGACTGCGTCGGCCATCGCGCCGCTTTTCGAGCACGCGCGTTTCGACAATCGCTTCGTGCGCGAGCTGCCCGGCGATCCCGAGTCGCGCAACTTCCGCCGCCAGGTTCACGCGGCGTGCTGGTCGCCGGCCGAGCCGACGCCGGTCGCCGCGCCTCGCCTGCTCGCGCATGCGGCGGAAGTCGCCGCGCTCCTCGATCTCGACGAAGAGGCGGTTCATTCCGAGGCTTTCGCGAACGTCTTCGGCGGCAACACGCTTGCCGAAGGCATGACGGCGTATGCGGCATGCTACGGCGGACACCAGTTCGGGAGCTGGGCCGGACAGCTCGGCGACGGCCGTGCGATCGCGCTCGGAGAATACGTCAACTCGCGCGGCCAGCGCTGGGAGCTTCAGCTGAAGGGCGCAGGACCGACTCCGTACTCGCGAACCGCCGACGGGCGCGCCGTGCTGCGCTCGTCGATCCGCGAGTTTCTGTGCAGCGAGGCGATGCACCATCTCGGCGTCCCGACGACGCGTGCGCTCAGCCTCGTCGCAACCGGCGAGTCGGTTGTCCGCGACATGCTCTACGACGGACATCCGCGCCCGGAGCCCGGCGCGATTGTCTGCCGCGTGTCGCCGTCGTTCCTTCGTTTCGGCAACTTCGAGATCCTTGCGGCGCGCGGCGACAGCGCGCTGCTCGAACGCCTCGTCGACTTCACGATCGCCCGCGACTTTCCGGAGCTCAGCGGCGACGTGCACGCCAGGCGGGTAGACTGGTTCCATGCGGTCTGCGAGCGCACGGCGGTCATGGTCGCCCACTGGATGCGCGTCGGGTTCGTGCACGGCGTGATGAACACCGACAACATGTCGATCCTCGGGCTGACGATCGACTACGGCCCGTACGGATGGATCGACAACTACGACCCCGACTGGACGCCGAACACCACCGATGCGGCGACGCATCGCTACGCGTTCGGGCGCCAGCCGTCGGTGGCGCTCTGGAACCTCGCGTGCCTCGCGAACGCGCTCGCCGCAGTGTTTCCATCGATCGACGACCTCAAGGCCGGACTCGAGGTCTACAAGCGCGTCTACATGGAAACGTCGAGCGCGATGACGCTCGCGAAGTTCGGTCTTCGCAGCGCGCGGCCGGAAGACGAGCTTCTGGTCGACGACGCGATGAAGCTTCTTTACGACAGCGAAATGGACATGACGTCGTTCTTTCGCGACCTCGCACTGGTCACGCCGGGGATGCAGTCGCCGTCCGTCGACGTGCTGGCCGACGCGTTCTACGACGAAGCGCTGCGCTCGAAATCTGCACCGGCCTGGTCGGACTGGCTCGCCCGCTATGCAGCGCGGGTCTCGTCGGAAAACGCGGATCCCGACCAGCGCCGCAGCGCGATGTTTGCGGTCAATCCGCGCTACGTGCTGCGCAACTATCTCGCGCAGCAGGTCATCGACCGCGCCGAGGCCGGCGACCCGTCCGGCATCGGCGAGCTTCTCGACGTGATGCGAAGCCCTTACGTCGAAAAGCCCGGGCTCGAAGCGTTCGCTGCCAAACGTCCGGACTGGGCCAGGACGAAGGTCGGCTGCTCGATGCTTTCGTGCAGCTCGTAG
- a CDS encoding BolA family protein yields MSSHPTDFTGSVTDALRDAIRKEIPDAEVQVAGGGGHFTIDVVSPAFAGKNMLQSQRLVYAAIAHLMSGDMAPVHAIDSLTTRVPSS; encoded by the coding sequence ATGTCTTCGCATCCCACCGATTTTACCGGCTCGGTTACCGACGCACTGCGCGACGCGATCCGCAAGGAGATTCCCGACGCGGAGGTCCAGGTGGCCGGCGGCGGCGGACATTTCACGATCGACGTCGTCTCCCCGGCATTCGCAGGCAAGAACATGCTGCAGAGCCAGCGGCTCGTCTACGCAGCCATCGCCCATCTGATGTCGGGCGACATGGCCCCTGTCCATGCCATCGACAGCCTGACCACCCGGGTGCCGTCCTCCTGA